Proteins encoded within one genomic window of Bacteroidota bacterium:
- the crcB gene encoding fluoride efflux transporter CrcB → MRTYIYVMLGGAVGSLLRFLVGKLLPAFNMNTWPWPTFSVNIIGCFLAGLAASYLKKQGLPNDWSLILITGFMGGFTTFSAFSLEILQYIQNDKWAVAVLYIFLSVVLSIGAVMGGWCIGSK, encoded by the coding sequence ATGAGAACTTATATATATGTAATGCTTGGTGGTGCAGTGGGCAGCTTGCTCCGCTTTTTGGTAGGCAAATTATTACCTGCATTTAATATGAATACTTGGCCCTGGCCTACCTTTAGTGTTAATATTATAGGTTGTTTTTTAGCAGGACTTGCAGCATCGTATCTTAAAAAACAAGGCTTGCCCAATGATTGGAGTTTAATACTCATTACAGGTTTTATGGGTGGCTTCACTACTTTTTCGGCATTTAGTTTAGAGATATTACAATATATACAAAACGATAAATGGGCAGTGGCGGTATTATATATATTTTTGTCTGTAGTATTATCTATTGGGGCTGTGATGGGTGGGTGGTGTATTGGGAGTAAATGA
- a CDS encoding glycoside hydrolase family 16 protein, with product MMSKYAWPPEIDIFEISGLRPNRVSMTNHFGNRNGNEKQTSGAFNGSDFSNNFHKFALEWDPKKIMWYVDEIKVFETDYGIPDLKMFLVLSVSLGGGKFSGKVDNTTPLPSTTDVDYIRVYKQRK from the coding sequence ATGATGTCAAAATATGCGTGGCCTCCAGAAATTGATATTTTCGAAATTAGTGGACTTAGACCCAACAGGGTGAGTATGACAAATCATTTTGGGAATAGAAATGGGAATGAAAAGCAAACTAGTGGAGCATTTAACGGGTCTGATTTTTCGAATAATTTTCACAAATTTGCACTTGAATGGGATCCAAAAAAAATTATGTGGTATGTTGATGAGATAAAAGTATTTGAAACAGATTATGGAATACCAGATTTAAAAATGTTTTTGGTTTTAAGTGTAAGTTTGGGTGGAGGAAAATTCTCTGGAAAAGTTGATAATACTACGCCTTTGCCAAGTACCACCGATGTAGACTATATAAGAGTTTACAAGCAAAGAAAATAA
- a CDS encoding NAD-dependent epimerase/dehydratase family protein, with the protein MILVTGGSGLVGTWLICKLLLQGKEVRAIKRVQTDFSDFELVSKLNSITPEHLQKLQWVLGDINDIISLENAMRGCDYIYHCAALVSFKQKDRDLMMEVNVEGTANVVNTALALRVKKLIYASSVAALGRSQSGVEAIDEDTKWETSGNNSNYAISKYKAEMEVWRGIEEDLPAAMVNPGIINGPGTWQRSNGRMYYNIYKGLPFYTKGGGGYVDVRDVVNAMIQLMESDIVAQRYVMVGENLSILDCFNMIADNLKKKRPHIYIGPFLSEIGWRIFGVYSYLTGKEPIVTKELARTALLESKYSSDKIKRELGFKFIPMTESIKYCSEVFLAEQKNI; encoded by the coding sequence ATGATACTCGTAACCGGCGGTAGTGGATTGGTAGGCACTTGGCTTATATGCAAATTGCTTTTGCAGGGTAAAGAAGTGCGTGCTATTAAACGTGTGCAAACCGATTTTTCGGATTTTGAATTGGTAAGCAAACTTAATAGTATAACACCTGAACATTTACAAAAACTACAATGGGTACTTGGTGATATCAATGATATAATTTCTTTAGAAAACGCCATGCGGGGCTGTGATTATATATATCATTGTGCGGCCTTGGTTTCATTCAAGCAAAAAGACCGCGACCTGATGATGGAAGTGAATGTGGAAGGCACGGCCAATGTGGTGAACACTGCGTTGGCACTACGAGTTAAGAAATTAATATATGCTAGTTCGGTAGCGGCATTGGGTCGTTCACAATCGGGTGTGGAAGCAATAGATGAAGATACCAAATGGGAAACATCAGGAAATAATTCAAACTATGCCATTAGTAAATACAAAGCCGAAATGGAAGTGTGGCGTGGCATTGAGGAAGACTTACCAGCAGCAATGGTTAACCCCGGTATTATAAACGGGCCAGGCACTTGGCAGCGAAGCAATGGCCGGATGTATTATAATATATATAAAGGTTTGCCGTTTTATACCAAAGGCGGTGGCGGTTATGTGGATGTGCGTGATGTGGTAAACGCTATGATACAATTAATGGAAAGTGATATCGTAGCACAGCGTTATGTAATGGTTGGTGAAAATTTAAGTATTCTCGATTGCTTTAATATGATAGCTGACAATCTTAAAAAGAAAAGACCGCATATATACATTGGTCCTTTTTTATCAGAAATTGGCTGGCGAATATTTGGTGTATATAGTTATCTCACTGGCAAGGAACCCATTGTTACCAAAGAGCTTGCAAGAACGGCACTTTTAGAAAGTAAGTATTCATCAGACAAAATAAAACGTGAGTTGGGGTTTAAATTTATACCTATGACCGAATCAATAAAATATTGCAGTGAAGTGTTTTTAGCGGAACAAAAAAATATATAG
- the dcd gene encoding dCTP deaminase, whose protein sequence is MILTDKQILDEISKGTILIEPFRPDCMGTNSYDVHLGRYLATYQNRVLDSKQHNKIDEFTIPEEGFVLQPGTLYLGVTEEYTETHAHVPFLEGKSSTGRLGIDIHATAGKGDVGFCNTWTLEISVAQPVRVYAGMPIGQLIYFVIAGEVDNYYNKKRDAKYSTRTVKPVESMMWKNKF, encoded by the coding sequence ATGATTCTTACCGACAAACAAATTCTTGACGAAATATCCAAAGGCACTATCCTTATTGAACCCTTTAGACCCGACTGCATGGGCACCAATAGCTACGATGTGCATTTGGGGCGATACTTGGCCACTTATCAAAACCGTGTGCTCGATTCAAAGCAACATAATAAAATAGATGAGTTCACCATACCCGAAGAAGGATTTGTATTGCAACCCGGTACTTTATATTTGGGTGTAACGGAAGAATATACCGAAACCCATGCCCATGTTCCATTTTTGGAAGGTAAATCCAGTACTGGACGATTGGGAATTGATATACATGCTACTGCAGGAAAAGGCGATGTTGGGTTTTGCAATACCTGGACACTCGAAATTTCTGTAGCACAACCAGTGCGAGTATATGCAGGTATGCCAATCGGTCAGCTTATATATTTTGTAATAGCTGGTGAAGTAGATAATTATTATAATAAAAAGCGTGATGCCAAATACAGCACCCGCACGGTGAAACCTGTAGAGTCGATGATGTGGAAGAATAAGTTTTAA